The DNA window ACTAATTAAATTAACTTAATTTTGTGAATTAAGTAAAAACTTTCAGACTATTTGTGATGACGATTTCACGATGCTTTTATCGATGAGATTAGTGTACGATATTTCTTGAAAATTGGAAACTTTAATAAAGATGCAACGATCTGTTTCAGAGGGGGCGCAACGGTTGCCAATCCTAGTTGTATGctattaaccttttgcactcgagtagTGACTCTGAAGCTCTAATAAAATTCGTTggatcacgtttcaagataattttgatattaacaaagttcagATTTAACAAAAACGCGttccgcggttttgtttacgagttattaacgaaaaacagtgaccaatgagaggcgagggcgtgaagttcgagagcccgcagcacgtgGCTTTGGCAGAAGGTCGCGACGGATTCGGGCGgggttcgaagtattgaacaagtcacggagcgtgaactttccggattcttTTTaccacgtaacagtgatatttaaaaaaaaaacactgttcacctttactttagaacatttgaagaatatttactaatttttcggaataAAAATAGTAAGTAGTTAATTGAGCCGATTACAATAAAGGTTAACAATAAGAAATCCCGTCAAACTCACGCAAAAAATAtgtttgtttcaataattcaacGATTAATAGCAAACTTACCCATCTCggtgaggatgcatttgcttaGAAATgtcggtcacaattcacgatgtcgatgcactgaTCTCGTACAATGTTCAGTAGAATCCAGGTCGATGACCTTAGAAATGCGATAGTCGGTAATTCCAATCACATTTGGTAAAAACTATTTAATTGTGTTGAGGGCGGTCTTATGCTGCATTACGTATAGTTACCTTCCAGTGTGCCCCAAGGATTGAAAGAGGAATATTCTCGCGAAAATGTGGGAACATCGATTCGTCAGACATAACTTATCATTTCATAGTAAGCGTATCGCGATAGTTGGGGAATCGAAGTTTGACATCATCAAGTGTTACCGTCAGCTTCAGGAAGGTAATGATATGACTGAGGAGAGATGTCGGAATAACTTAAACTATCCATCTAGACCAGCTCTTTATGCAAATGTACATCTATACCTGTACTTTCTCGACCTAAAGCATACACATTTTCTGAGTCCATTATACGAAATTTCGTTATTCGCCTTTTCTTCTTCGTATAACTTATTTTTCCTCTGCTGTGAATGCTGGTGAAAAAGTTGTGCTATCTTTTTTGTATGCAGGAAAGACAAGAAATAGTACCTGTAAGAAGTGGTAAGTAGTTACTCATTTTCTATAAATTAGTAATTTAACAAAATGGTGACGCACTCGCACTAACAACAACGCATATATATTTGCCATGGATATTATAATTGTGTGCTGTATAAACATTTCTCAGGTAATAGTTGCATTATAGAATGGAATAATTACTGCCATTTTGTTGAGATAAAGTAATGATTGTTTATTCGATACGGTTGCAAGTACAATTCATTGCGTTAAATTAAGGCCCATCATAAAGCATACTCGGAATGCAAAATACGTCCCTGTCCAACCTTCCTGGAAGAATCTAAATAACTCGGCAATTAATGGCTCACAGTTTATTTTATTGATTTCAAAATGTACGTGTTGATTCTGCATATAGATTTCACGTCATAGGCTGCAATAAATCACAGCAAACTGTCTAATTGTGAATTCTTAAAAAATAGCTTGTTTATAAATCCTGAAACGCTCTGATCATATAGCAGTAAAAGCCTGAACTAAAATTGACTCCTCCTTCTTGGAGTTAGATAAACATTTTTAGGGCATAGAAATGATCAGGGAATCGATTTACAACCATATCATTCTTGAAAGCCTATTTATTGTTGCAAATATAGAAACAATTTAATATTTGTTACAGCTACAAATGGTTCTCGCCGTAAGAAAATTGTGTATACAGGAAATAACATAAAGTCTGCCAAtttagatttcaaaataatattttaaacatatgGAAATGTTCAGGAGAGTCTCttgcatctatatcatgtaagaaaaaatatatttattcttgGAAATATCGAGGACAAATGAGCTCACTGATTTTGCTATAAGATACAGTATAAAATCTGGCTCGAATCATTGACTCCTGAAAGTATAAAAATAGCGCCAGTACACGTAGTGTCAAAACGATGAAACTGTTCGCCAAAATTATCCACAGATGATAATACTGGATTTGCTATTCTGACACAGGTGGCTACTTTGTTAAACCTATAGCGATTACAGATAATGTAGATTTCTGCAAATATTTGATTCCTACACAGACTTAGGACCCGTATGTTCGAATATTCGAATGACTCAAAATCTGGACTCAGAATCGGTTTTCGAGCCGAGTCGAGTACTTGGTAAAACCGTGCGGTTCGATGAATCGAGTAActcgaaagaaaaatatttaaaaatatctcaAATAAAGCAGTAATATGTACAATATGTTTATTGTACAAAATGCGTCCAAATTGCTCACTTACATTCGAGCCGCTCGATTTCTTTAGAGCTACTCAATTCTTTCAAGCTACCCGATTCTTTCGAGCCGCTCGATCTTTCAAGTACTCGGCTCagatcgattattcgagccgagtAATACCTGACTCGTGTTTTGCAAGTACTTGAACAGCTCTAGTTTCGATATTTAtgaattaatattttgttacaGATAATTATAGATATGATTTCTGTTGTGTGATTTCGTCTGTGAAGTCCCTTGTCTGTGATACGAATCCTAAATATTAAAGTTGtcgaaaaaatagaaaactaaaaatattaaaaaaatataaatctaCATTGTCTACATCCGCTACAATTTTACGAGTTAATCCGTCATCTAGCAGAGAGAATCGAAATTAAATCGTTGAACAGTTTAAGCGTTCTACCACTATGTGGATTGGCGCTGTTTGTTTTGGCGCAGATTTTCGGTAGCAGATGATTCGTGTCGCCGTATACACGGCGAGTCAGAGCGAATCATTTGATATCAAATAAATGGTAATCGGTATAAATAAATACCGATAAATATCGGTATCGTAGATGGTAATCGTGGATCGTATTTGTAGCCGTGttcgtaatcgtaatcgtaatcgcaATTGTAGGCGTAAACGTAATCTTGTGGATAGTCGTCGCGATCTGCTTCGCGCCCCGCGAGCGTGTCATGTTATCGTTCGGCGCTAGCCGAACGTTACCAGTCTCCTTTCAAATTTGGCCGCTTCGCTTGAAGCAGCACCTAACACCCGCTGATCGTCCTAGCAACGTCACGATGTTTACATATAACGCGGTGCTCACGTACGCACGCGCGTGGACAGTATCACGATTATCCACTCGGCACCTGACACACGAGTCGGTATGCGGTCGGTATGGATCAGCTTACAAAGACCGTCCGAATGTAACGCTAGACAATTAGTATACGTATAAGACCTGCGAAATGACGAACTCGGTCAGTCTAATAAAAGTTTTATTCAGGCGTTGCTACCGCACGTCTTCACTCCTAATTGTGCGTAAGCTTTTTTGCAAAACCTTCATCGACAGATTATCGATCATTGAAAGCGAAATAGTATGGAGAATCTCTTGTAAGAGGTCTCGACTTCTAATCATGGCATACGCGTGACACGAGCACCGATCGATATTGTGATTTCGGAGGTTGTTCCGAAATCATGCTCCGGTCGACAACTTTAGGCTCTTACAATCGTCTATTATCCattatctattatctattatctCTTATGTAAAGATAGCATGTTTTGGtaactattctatttattactaatcagtgatacatgcaaaatacaataCAAAGAGTAAGTAAAGCAATATACAATAATCGTCGTAACCGTACGTCGACGTAACCATattcgatataatataattccctATCGTTATCCGTATCGTAAAACGTAATCGTGATCAACCGTTATGAGTCTTTCTTCGAATTTGGCCTCTTTGCTCGACCAGCATTTCACATCCATCGATCGTCCTACACGTCGCGATGTTTATGTCGCGACCAGTTGTATCGAGACCATATAACGCCGATCAGTTGTGTGATTTCGGAGGACTCTCCGAAGTCGGTAACCTCGCACTTCCACACTAATAACGGTTTGGCTAATACCAGTATGATGCCGATATCTGATAATATAGCGATACTGAAACCATAGAAAtataaatagaaattaaaatcgAAGTCGAAGTTGAAGTTGAagttgaagttgaagctatagccggTAAATTGTTCCAATCTTCAATCATTCTTAACTCTAATTCTCTAAGGCTCTGAGTTTGAAAATCTTTGTaggtaattattaaattaacactCACACATAGAGCCCACTGGGTGGGCCTGGATACGCATTAAAAATGGAGGATAAAAATGCTTACTACACTAACTTTCTGTGTGCAGTCTTATGTAGTTCACTGGCTGACTGTTCTATTTCGATAGAGGACGCAAATAACCACTGCACTGGTGTAGATGATATAAATTTCTATCATATCAATTTCAATATTACTTAGTTATGATTAGTAAACTTgatataaataacttttttcccattgtaaatattaatccaactttttgttgcaacttatcaattaatttcatttataaaaaaCAGTTTACAATAAATCTTCAAAGCGTCAACATAAGTATCTCTAAAGGtctaatttatttaattgatatagtagttttaattcaaaatatttaaattagaaaaattgaattaaattataagtgtaaatttaaatatcaaaGTGAATTAATTTACTTAGACAGAAAACGGTAGAAGTGCTTGTTCCTTTTGTCACACCTCTGATTTGTGTCCCGAGTACAACAATACTTCAGGTTTTTCATGATTCTTCTATATACGTTAGTTTTTGCAAGCATCTCCACCATTTCACTGCGCATTCAAACCACGACGAATTCTGTCTTATCAttgaatcgtcagccaatcTCGCTAACGTAGCGCGCTGCGACCTGACTGTTGCTTATTTTCGCCCTCTTACGGTAGATTATGAAAACAAACTCAGCTGTTCTTGTGTTCGAAGCGTCAAATGCGTATTTATAAATAACGTAGCGTACGAGTGCATCCAGTGTAAAGTTACTGTTCAGTAACGAAACGTCAAAATGGTAGATATGAAAAGTAATGTGAGTTTCGCGTGTCAGCGTTGTCTGCAGCCGCTGCGGCTAGACCCAAGTTTCTATCATCTTGGAGAACACACATTAGCAGAACTTTCGCGTAGGTAATTTCTATTTCGAACTACATGCATGATCTTGTAATCGTAACAATACAGTAACATTTTCAGCTTCGATTGCGACCGTAAATACCGATTAACACACTAAATCATTATttcacttttatttttatttcttctgctgcattataatatttttattattttataatgctTCCAACAGAACATGCATTGATAATCAATATCAATAAATGATGAGACTATTAATAGATATACAATATATGACTTTAACAGTTCCCATACAGCAAGTTGTGGGAGAACTGGAACCTCAAAGTGGAAGTATGGAATATCTTGTTCCCCCATTTAAATTAACAGAATCTGCGAATGGAACTAATGGGTTCATGTTAGTTGGTGATTCTGGGGAAATGGAGAGTCTCAGTCATCATTTGAAGGTACTTGAAGTTCATGTAATTTACTTGAAAAATAGTAATGTAATGTTTATTACTTACAGGTACGAGCGACACTGTTTGATATCCTTAGTAGCAGCAGCTCTGCTGATCACCCACTCTGTGATGAGTGCACCGATAGTCTCTTATTACTACTGGATCAACAATTAAGGATGACAGAAGGAGAATGGTCAGATTATAATGAATACttaaagaaattagaaatagaacaacaacatcagggACATGAGGATATTGAGATGGAGACACTTACAAAAGAACTTCAAGATGTTAGGTCAGAGGAAGAGAGAATGATTAAAGAATTAGAGGCATTAAAGAAAGAGGAAATGGCAACCAGGAATGCTATAGCTCAACAAGAAAGAGAAAAGGAAAGATTGCAAAGTGAAGAAGAAAGATATTATAGGGAATATTCAAGGCACAAAAAAGATCTCATATCAGCTGAAGATGAATGTCACAGGTGATTATCACAGTATAGTTGAATTGATTACAGTTTCTTCCTATTAACATTACCAATTTGTTTAGTCTGGAATGTCAACTAACTTATGCAACATCTCAGCTAGAGAAACTGAAGAGAACAAATGTATTCAATGCTACATTTCATATTTGGCACTCGGGACATTTTGGAACAATAAATTCCTTCCGTTTAGGCAGATTGCCAAGTGCACCAGTTGACTGGAGTGAAATAAATGCTGCCTGGGGGCAGACAACGTTATTATTATCAGCACTAGCTCGTAAGATGAATTTCACGTTCAAGCGTTTTCGTTTGGTGCCATTTGGTAATCACAGTTACATAGAAACATTGGACCAGCGCAGAGCACTACCTTTATATGGAAGCGGAGGTTTCAAGTTTCTCTGGGATACAAAGTTTGATGCAGCAATGGTGGCTTTTCTAGATTGTTTACAACAATTTAAGGAACAAGTGGAGAAAGGTGACAGCGGATTCTGTCTGCCATACAGAATGGATCGTGGAAAAATAGAAGATTCTGCAACAGGCAACTCTTACTCTATCAAGTACTATTaattacatataaaatataactgCTCTTagttaaaatttttttaatatccaTTCCACGTATTTTGTTTcagaatacaatttaattcagAGGAACAATGGACCAAAGCTCTAAAATTTCTTTTAACAAATTTGAAATGGGGTCTTGCTTGGGTTAGTTCGCAGTTCACAAAAGATGATACCGAGCATTAACTTAATATCTCTTTATCTTGTGTTCATGCAGTCTTATACATCCATACATCTCTTTCACATTCACTTGTGTACATATGTGTTCTTTGTAAATAAATACAGGTAAaggatatatattttatttactattcTTCATTAGCACTCATTCCAAACAATGTTTAGCAGAATTAGAGCGTGTGTTAAGAGCAGTGCTCAGGTTTGTTAAGGAGAAACCAGGTAACACCATAGAGAAAACTTGGAGGACTTTGAACTTCCTTGGAATTGATGTATTGCTTTACTTCAGGGATACTCATTTCCACTATTTCGATTAATTCGCCTGCAGAAGCAATGCCCCCTCCTTCAATTTAACAAATTGCATTATGGGATGAGAAACTTGCCAAGTCtcttttcatatattttattcagCACTATAAACTTAACGTACGTGCCATAGTCATTGTAACGTATTTAAAATCATTCTAGAATCAAGCTGTCtacttaaattatatttatacctAACAGTAAGCTTACCAGGATGAGTGCGCATTTCGTCTGTGACTTCCACATAAAAAAGTGTGTTTTTATACACTGAAGAAGTCGTGTatctgtaacaaattttagtatgAAAAATCTGAGACACGTAATTATATCGCATCACATGCGGAACCATAACATTAACACACCCAAAAGTATTAATAAGTTTAATGGTCTCTGCCGGTGCTTCGTAACCGCATTCTTCCTTGAGTTCGTCTCTTACAATCTCGACTAGAGACTTATCCTTGTCCACGATGCCAGCGCAGATTTCCAAGGTTAGGCCCAATTTGGGCGGATATTTCTCAAGGTCAATCAACCCACGTGTTTCCGGAAGAGTCGTGTAAAAATACGCTGGACGGAATTGCCTGACGAACACAAGTTTCTTCCTGCTAGTATTGAAAATCAGTATACTTACGCCGTCGTGGACCCTGGCCATATCCCAGTCCCTCTGCTCGCCATCTTGCCGGTAATAAATTCGAACGGGCCTTAACCATGGCGAACCAGAAGGGCAATCCTCTATTCTCATATCTCGCACATTAAGCATTCTCTTTCGTACGATCTCATTTTGTTTTTCTTGCTCCATGACATTCATTGCTTCCTTCTTATCTAAATTGGTTCAGAGTCCACCAATCGACACCTCTAAGCAAACTTACTTCACTATCGTAACACTGATTACTGTTTGAGATGTGAAACTCGCGGTTATCGAGAACCAGTTCTCTATGCGCAAGCGCAAAGTCTTCAAACAAAAATGGCTTTCAAATGATTTGCCAGTGAAAGCATTTACTAACGTAATATTTATATAGAAGTGCACCTTTTTAGTATCGAAATAAAACATGTTCGTATATTGTATTCGACAAAAAGGTGTAACTTTGTATAGTTTTATGTTTTAAACATTGGTGCACTTTATAATCTATCGCGGTTGATCTCACAATTTCTCCTTCTGATTTTATGCAGTAAAATATAGAGAACGATAGAGGTATGGTTTGAAAAGAATAGGTCAACTTGTATCCAACGACTTGCAAGTTGAAGACATGAAAATTAACACGTTTTAATTAATGTTTCTGTACACCGTTCTGAACACCGTACGCTGTAACTGTAGTCGGTAATGTATCGACGTGTCGACGACTGTAAGCAACGACCTCCTGAAGATGCCGCCcaccgcttcaaatccaacgcaCAGGTCTGAATGTATATCGAGTATATCGACGAGGAGATTTTCATTCGGATTCTCGAGGGACTTGCACAATGGCACCATAGTATCTTGAATatctataatttaaaaatatttataaacctATAACTATATCCATTTTAATTtgtcatatatattatagagtACAAGGGACATCTTTCATCGAACTATGGGGTCCCTTATTCGATCGTCAGAGATTTTGACTGTCTCGGTTACAGACGATACAAAATGGTATTTTAAGTT is part of the Megalopta genalis isolate 19385.01 unplaced genomic scaffold, iyMegGena1_principal scaffold0020, whole genome shotgun sequence genome and encodes:
- the Atg6 gene encoding beclin-1-like Atg6 isoform X1, giving the protein MVDMKSNVSFACQRCLQPLRLDPSFYHLGEHTLAELSLPIQQVVGELEPQSGSMEYLVPPFKLTESANGTNGFMLVGDSGEMESLSHHLKVRATLFDILSSSSSADHPLCDECTDSLLLLLDQQLRMTEGEWSDYNEYLKKLEIEQQHQGHEDIEMETLTKELQDVRSEEERMIKELEALKKEEMATRNAIAQQEREKERLQSEEERYYREYSRHKKDLISAEDECHSLECQLTYATSQLEKLKRTNVFNATFHIWHSGHFGTINSFRLGRLPSAPVDWSEINAAWGQTTLLLSALARKMNFTFKRFRLVPFGNHSYIETLDQRRALPLYGSGGFKFLWDTKFDAAMVAFLDCLQQFKEQVEKGDSGFCLPYRMDRGKIEDSATGNSYSIKIQFNSEEQWTKALKFLLTNLKWGLAWVSSQFTKDDTEH
- the Atg6 gene encoding beclin-1-like Atg6 isoform X2 yields the protein MEYLVPPFKLTESANGTNGFMLVGDSGEMESLSHHLKVRATLFDILSSSSSADHPLCDECTDSLLLLLDQQLRMTEGEWSDYNEYLKKLEIEQQHQGHEDIEMETLTKELQDVRSEEERMIKELEALKKEEMATRNAIAQQEREKERLQSEEERYYREYSRHKKDLISAEDECHSLECQLTYATSQLEKLKRTNVFNATFHIWHSGHFGTINSFRLGRLPSAPVDWSEINAAWGQTTLLLSALARKMNFTFKRFRLVPFGNHSYIETLDQRRALPLYGSGGFKFLWDTKFDAAMVAFLDCLQQFKEQVEKGDSGFCLPYRMDRGKIEDSATGNSYSIKIQFNSEEQWTKALKFLLTNLKWGLAWVSSQFTKDDTEH
- the LOC117227338 gene encoding uncharacterized protein LOC117227338 isoform X1 yields the protein MRSEMVEMLAKTNVYRRIMKNLKYCCTRDTNQRCDKRNKHFYRFLSNIAILSDIGIILVLAKPLLVWKCEVTDFGESSEITQLIGVIWSRYNWSRHKHRDV
- the LOC117227337 gene encoding uridine diphosphate glucose pyrophosphatase NUDT14, with translation MNVMEQEKQNEIVRKRMLNVRDMRIEDCPSGSPWLRPVRIYYRQDGEQRDWDMARVHDGVSILIFNTSRKKLVFVRQFRPAYFYTTLPETRGLIDLEKYPPKLGLTLEICAGIVDKDKSLVEIVRDELKEECGYEAPAETIKLINTFGYTTSSVYKNTLFYVEVTDEMRTHPGGGIASAGELIEIVEMSIPEVKQYINSKEVQSPPSFLYGVTWFLLNKPEHCS
- the LOC117227338 gene encoding uncharacterized protein LOC117227338 isoform X2; amino-acid sequence: MRSEMVEMLAKTNVYRRIMKNLKYCCTRDTNQSIAILSDIGIILVLAKPLLVWKCEVTDFGESSEITQLIGVIWSRYNWSRHKHRDV